A region from the Pelobates fuscus isolate aPelFus1 chromosome 1, aPelFus1.pri, whole genome shotgun sequence genome encodes:
- the GPR45 gene encoding probable G-protein coupled receptor 45, which translates to MGCNTTGLDIFTLSEFNVTTLPLNSKFEPFPTPLRILLAIIMIVMIAIAFLGNAIVCLIVYQKPAMRSAINLLLATLAFSDIMLSLFCMPFTAVTIITGSWYFGTQFCQISAMLYWFFVLEGVAILLIISVDRFLIIVQRQDKLNPHKAKIMIATSWVLSFCISFPSVVGWTSVEVPTRAPQCVLGYTEFSADRAYAVMLVVAVFFIPFSVMLYSYLCILNTVRRNSVRIHNHADSLCLSQVSKLGLVGLQKPHQMNVDMSFKTRAFTTILILFIGFSLCWLPHSVFSLLSVFSRTFYYSSSFYIISTCILWLTYLKSVFNPVIYCWRIRKFREACMEFIPKTFKILPKVPGRAKRRIRPSTIYVCSEHQSEV; encoded by the coding sequence ATGGGTTGCAACACCACTGGCCTAGACATTTTCACGTTATCTGAATTCAATGTGACGACTTTGCCCCTAAACTCCAAGTTTGAACCTTTCCCAACTCCACTCAGGATATTACTGGCAATAATAATGATAGTGATGATTGCTATTGCTTTTTTAGGCAATGCCATTGTATGCCTTATTGTTTATCAGAAGCCAGCCATGCGATCAGCCATCAATCTTCTCCTGGCAACACTGGCATTCTCTGACATTATGTTATCACTCTTCTGCATGCCATTCACTGCAGTCACAATTATTACTGGAAGCTGGTACTTTGGGACGCAGTTTTGCCAGATCTCAGCCATGCTGTACTGGTTTTTTGTGCTGGAAGGTGTTGCCATTCTACTAATCATTAGCGTTGATCGATTTCTAATTATTGTGCAGCGGCAGGATAAGTTGAACCCACACAAAGCCAAGATAATGATTGCCACTTCTTGGGTATTGTCATTCTGCATCTCCTTTCCTTCGGTGGTTGGATGGACTTCGGTGGAGGTGCCCACCCGAGCTccacagtgtgtactgggatatacTGAGTTTTCAGCTGATAGAGCATATGCAGTCATGCTGGTTGTAGCTGTGTTCTTCATTCCTTTCAGTGTAATGCTATACTCTTATCTGTGCATTCTGAACACAGTGAGAAGGAACTCTGTTAGGATTCATAACCATGCAGACAGTCTATGCCTAAGCCAAGTAAGCAAGTTAGGGTTGGTGGGGCTTCAAAAGCCTCATCAAATGAACGTGGACATGAGTTTCAAAACGAGAGCCTTCACCACCATTTTGATTCTTTTTATTGGATTTTCCCTGTGTTGGCTTCCTCACTCTGTGTTCAGCCTACTCTCAGTGTTCAGCAGAACATTTTATTACAGCTCCTCATTCTACATCATCAGCACATGCATCTTGTGGCTTACTTACCTCAAGTCTGTTTTCAACCCAGTCATCTATTGCTGGAGAATCAGGAAGTTCCGTGAAGCATGCATGGAGTTCATACCTAAAACTTTCAAGATCCTTCCTAAAGTTCCAGGAAGGGCTAAGAGAAGGATAAGGCCCAGCACTATCTATGTTTGTAGTGAACACCAATCAGAGGTTTAG